A portion of the Phaeodactylum tricornutum CCAP 1055/1 chromosome 7, whole genome shotgun sequence genome contains these proteins:
- a CDS encoding predicted protein — translation MKMKVIALLVATLSVATAFAPQVVSSRSTTALNEKFWDKVAGMDLFAPNPDINKYGQRGKKVKQGSIGSNSYVPAGLSLSEYQKIRQKDVAKRDASYKRNVAKAGKYTDFTDWYVKRGTEEGGGWLKAAGRGHTFAKLKYEDLSQQKKYDGTGNIFGKKTSGKKK, via the exons ATGAAAATGAAGGTCATCGCTCTCTTGGTTGCTACCCTTTCCGTTGCCACTGCATTCGCCCCGCAGGTGGTCAGCAGTCGGTCCACTACTGCTTTAAATGAAAAGTTTTGGGACAAG GTCGCGGGTATGGATCTCTTTGCTCCTAATCCAGACATCAACAAGTATGGACAGCGTGGTAAGAAAGTCAAGCAGGGATCCATTGGCTCGAACTCTTACGTACCGGCTGGTCTTTCGCTCAGCGAGTACCAGAAAATTCGCCAAAAGGATGTCGCGAAGCGTGACGCCTCCTACAAACGTAACGTCGCGAAGGCTGGGAAGTACACTGATTTCACTGACTGGTATGTTAAGCGCGGGACCGAAGAAGGAGGAGGATGGCTAAAGGCTGCTGGAAGAGGGCACACTTTCGCCAAGCTAAAGTACGAGGACTTGTCGCAACAGAAGAAATACGATGGCACTGGAAATATTTTTGGCAAGAAAACATCGGGCAAAAAGAAATAG
- a CDS encoding 2-hydroxyacid dehydrogenase (2-hydroxyacid-dehydrogenase. oxidoreductase activity, acting on the CH-OH group of donors, NAD or NADP as acceptor. close to 3-phosphoglycerate dehydrogenase; 2-hydroxyacid dehydrogenase): MLGANRATSVAVVHAASRTRATLPAIQFISVRTFADVDIEHGRKEWKILGDLKNYKPSRKNDEEAPSAHAILLRSHKLKEEEVPPTVRAIARCGAGTNNVPVARMTELGIPVFNTPGANANAVKELVLCGLLLGSRRVVDGINHMKDLGNQGLARERVEKDKAMFGGREIKGKTLAVIGLGHIGSMTARDAAELGMNLQGYDPGLSVQSALKLPTSISLCDSIAAAVAGADYISINIPYIKGEGGTHGIIGKDVIENFKADAVLLNFARGELVDSEAMKVFLDSGNGRYVSDFPDDLLWDHKNAVILPHLGASTEEAEDAAASMAADTIRDFLQTGAIRNSVNFPTCSLGECSGSTVRITVVNLNVPGCLAKITDAVASENFNIVQQINQSRGNIAYSVLDIDTEGHNAVADFKSVQEKITMLEGVLCSRIIYEGKTPGTGFAKNLEGEYFV, translated from the exons ATGTTGGGAGCAAATCGAGCAACATCGGTGGCTGTTGTGCACGCCGCCAGCCGTACTCGAGCAACCTTGCCGGCCATTCAATTTATCTCAGTCCGCACATTCGCCGACGTCGACATTGAGCATGGTCGTAAAGAGTGGAAAATACTGGGCGATCTCAAGAACTACAAACCAAGCCGCAAAAAT GACGAGGAAGCCCCGTCGGCGCACGCTATTTTGCTCCGTTCGCACAAACTTAAAGAGGAAGAGGTACCGCCGACGGTTCGCGCTATCGCGAG ATGTGGTGCTGGTACAAACAATGTACCCGTTGCTCGAATGACCGAACTGGGAATTCCTGTGTTCAACACGCCAGGAGCCAATGCCAATGCTGTCAAGGAACTGGTGTTATGCGGTTTGCTTCTTGGAAGTCGTCGTGTGGTGGACGGCATCAATCATATGAAGGATCTGGGAAACCAAGGTTTAGCTAGGGAACGCGTTGAAAAAGACAAAGCCATGTTTGGTGGTCGTGAGATCAAAGGGAAAACACTTGCCGTGATTGGACTTGGTCATATCGGATCAATGACTGCCCGAGATGCCGCTGAACTCGGTATGAACCTGCAGGGGTATGACCCCGGTCTCTCGGTACAGTCTGCGCTCAAGCTGCCGACCTCGATATCACTTTGCGACTCTATCGCAGCAGCTGTCGCTGGGGCAGATTATATCAGTATTAACATTCCGTACATTAAGGGTGAAGGGGGAACGCATGGCATTATCGGAAAAGACGTGATTGAAAACTTCAAGGCGGACGCAGTTTTGCTGAATTTCGCTCGCGGTGAATTAGTCGACTCTGAAGCTATGAAAGTGTTCTTGGACAGTGGCAATGGTCGATATGTTTCCGATTTTCCCGATGATTTGTTGTGGGACCATAAAAATGCTGTGATTCTTCCCCACCTAGGAGCGTCTACTGAAGAAGCAGAGGACGCTGCTGCGTCCATGGCCGCCGACACTATTCGTGATTTTTTACAAACTGGTGCCATTCGCAACTCGGTGAACTTCCCTACTTGTTCTCTAGGTGAATGCTCAGGTAGTACAGTGCGTATTACCGTGGTCAACTTAAATGTTCCCGGGTGCCTTGCCAAGATTACGGATGCCGTCGCCAGTGAAAATTTCAACATTGTCCAGCAAATTAATCAGTCGCGCGGTAACATCGCCTACAGTGTCCTTGATATCGACACAGAAGGACATAATGCTGTCGCAGATTTCAAATCAGTGCAAGAGAAAATCACCATGCTGGAGGGCGTATTGTGCAGTCGCATCATTTACGAAGGAAAAACTCCGGGAACTGGGTTCGCCAAGAATCTCGAGGGAGAATACTTcgtctaa
- a CDS encoding predicted protein — MSALIRSVARNVALRRSAASASGRSFSSIEVDHYTSGKRNEGQGGASQPGKYAIQTFNKISPIGLARFPEDIYSVQPAEGAESPAHALLLRSHKLQETEIDVSVRAIARCGAGTNNVPVARMTEIGIPVFNTPGANANAVKELILCGLFLGSRRVVDGINHMKKLGQQGLAKERVEKDKAMFGGRELKGKTLAVVGLGHIGAGAARDATALGMNVQGYDPGLNVESALKLPRDMKLADSIASSVTNADYISLNMPYIKGTPEEGGTHGIIGRDVLAHFKQDAVLLNFARGELVDSSAMKEFLDSGNGRYISDFPDDECWDHPNAILLPHLGASTEEAEDQAAAMAADTIREYIERGNIRNSVNFPTTQLSERGEDIIRISVINKNIPGCLAKITSCIGEMDVNIVQQINQSRGEIAYNVIDLDVKTDHEGKVNLTKLQREITMLDGVLSSRILSGIRGAGYARNIDGDYHV; from the coding sequence ATGAGCGCTTTGATTCGTTCGGTTGCTCGCAACGTGGCCCTGCGTCGCTCGGCTGCCTCTGCTTCTGGTCGTAGTTTCAGCTCGATCGAGGTAGACCACTACACCTCGGGAAAGCGTAACGAAGGCCAGGGCGGCGCGTCTCAACCAGGAAAGTATGCGATCCAGACGTTCAACAAGATTTCTCCCATAGGTCTGGCACGCTTTCCGGAAGACATATATAGTGTTCAACCTGCCGAGGGTGCAGAGAGTCCAGCGCACGCCCTGCTGTTGCGTTCGCACAAACTTCAGGAAACGGAAATCGACGTGTCCGTCCGTGCCATTGCCAGATGCGGCGCCGGTACCAACAACGTTCCAGTCGCACGAATGACAGAAATCGGTATCCCTGTCTTCAACACGCCCGGGGCCAACGCCAATGCTGTCAAGGAGCTCATTCTCTGTGGCCTCTTCCTTGGAAGCCGTCGGGTTGTGGACGGCATCAACCACATGAAGAAACTCGGTCAGCAGGGTTTGGCGAAAGAACGTGTGGAGAAGGACAAGGCCATGTTTGGAGGGCGCGAACTTAAAGGTAAGACGCTTGCCGTTGTAGGTCTCGGTCATATTGGAGCGGGGGCTGCACGTGATGCGACAGCTCTGGGCATGAATGTTCAAGGCTATGATCCTGGTCTCAACGTGGAGTCGGCGCTGAAGCTGCCGCGGGACATGAAGCTCGCCGATTCCATTGCTTCATCCGTCACCAACGCCGACTACATTAGTCTCAATATGCCCTACATCAAGGGAACGCCAGAAGAAGGTGGCACACACGGTATAATTGGGCGGGATGTGCTCGCACATTTTAAGCAGGACGCTGTTCTGCTCAATTTTGCCCGCGGAGAGCTCGTCGACTCGTCCGCCATGAAAGAATTTTTAGATTCGGGCAATGGACGATACATTTCGGATTTTCCCGATGACGAATGTTGGGATCACCCAAACGCCATCTTGCTACCCCATTTGGGTGCATCtacggaagaagcggaagaccaagccgccgccatggcagcTGACACTATTCGAGAATATATCGAGCGCGGAAACATCCGCAATTCAGTGAACTTTCCTACAACGCAGCTTAGCGAACGGGGCGAAGATATTATTCGCATTAGCGTAATCAACAAGAACATCCCCGGATGTTTGGCTAAGATTACATCCTGTATCGGCGAAATGGACGTTAATATTGTGCAGCAAATCAACCAGTCTCGTGGAGAGATAGCCTACAATGTCATTGATTTGGATGTCAAGACGGACCACGAGGGCAAAGTCAATTTGACGAAACTGCAAAGAGAAATTACCATGCTGGACGGCGTTTTGAGttcccgcatactttcggGCATCCGTGGAGCGGGATATGCGAGAAATATTGACGGCGATTACCATGTTTAA
- a CDS encoding predicted protein, whose translation MNVQKRNDVSIYCLSSGPTLPEWLGDRAKRNLAKKDENVRRRIELIQEFQMPASSSRLAQSADGRYIVAAGTYPPRIRCYDVHELSMKFERYVNAGVLDIAMLGDDYGKMALLLDDRTVAFHAPYGAHEAIRIPSFGRTMAYEPTTCELLVATKGNQVFRINLEEGRFSEPWSFEPSEASGTCIAVNQAHPLTSVGCDDGIVRFWDNRSPDSLLKPFMKLDVQSATKGYGFAEDAYINGNPSEITSIANDPSGMFMAAGTANGIVALYDIRSSRPLHIKEHKHGLPIHTVKFHAGSGMVLSSDEKLVKVWRYKSSMDSHMGLSAKDTYPASGIILCATDQPKLETYYIPAIGIAPKWCSFLESITEELEERDLNRETTGITSNLVRDGQETIYENYKFVSRDDLEKLGISNLVGTPLLRGYMHGFFMDINLYNRVKSVANPFEYEDYQKKKLKERLEAKRSSRITPRPSDKKPKAAVNADLAERLQYKASDSTKAGKLANQVLSDDRFGNLFTNPDFHINEEDDDFKLRNP comes from the exons ATGAATGTTCAAAAGCGAAACGATGTCTCGATTTACTGTCTGTCTTCAGGGCCAACTCTTCCCGAATGGCTGGGTGATCGGGCCAAGAGAAATTTAGCGAAAAAAGACGAGAATGTGAGAAGAAGAATCGAGCTAATTCAGGAATTTCAGATGCCGGCCTCGTCGTCTCGCTTGGCACAATCGGCAGATGGCCGCTATATCGTCGCCGCTGGAACGTATCCACCAAGGATACGATGTTATGATGTTCATGAGCTGAGCATGAAATTTGAGCGATATGTTAATGCCGGTGTTCTGGATATTGCTATGTTGGGGGATGATTACGGGAAGATGGCTCTACTGTTGGATGATCGAACAGTTGCATTCCACGCTCCGTACGGGGCACACGAGGCAATTCGCATACCATCTTTTGGTCGGACCATGGCATATGAACCTACAACTTGCGAGCTTCTCGTGGCTACAAAAGGAAACCAGGTATTTCGTATCAATCTGGAAGAAGGTCGTTTCAGTGAACCATGGAGTTTTGAACCCTCAGAAGCGTCGGGCACTTGCATCGCGGTCAATCAAGCTCACCCTCTGACTAGTGTCGGCTGCGATGATGGGATTGTTAGGTTTTGGGACAATCGAAGTCCAGATTCGCTTCTCAAACCCTTTATGAAACTTGACGTTCAGAGTGCGACGAAGGGATATGGATTTGCGGAAGACGCTTACATAAACGGAAACCCAAGCGAGATAACTTCGATCGCGAATGATCCCAGTGGTATGTTTATGGCTGCTGGTACCGCGAATGGAATTGTTGCGCTGTACGATATCCGTTCCAGCAGACCACTGCACATCAAAGAACACAAACATGGGCTGCCAATTCACACTGTCAAGTTTCATGCGGGTTCAGGTATGGTTCTCAGCTCGGACGAGAAGCTCGTCAAAGTATGGAGATACAAATCGTCCATGGATTCACACATGGGGCTTTCTGCAAAAGACACATATCCTGCG AGCGGAATCATTCTTTGTGCTACGGACCAACCTAAACTCGAAACCTATTACATACCAGCTATTGGCATAGCTCCCAAGTGGTGctcctttttggaaagcattACTGAGGAGTTAGAAGAGCGAGATCTCAATCGAGAAACCACTGGAATCACTTCAAACTTGGTTCGTGACGGTCAAGAAACCATTTACGAAAATTACAAGTTCGTAAGTCGGGATGATCTGGAAAAGCTCGGTATATCCAACTTAGTTGGGACGCCGCTTCTTCGTGGCTACATGCATGGTTTCTTCATGGACATTAATTTGTACAACAGAGTAAAATCAGTGGCGAATCCGTTCGAGTACGAAGACTatcaaaagaagaagctGAAAGAGCGTTTGGAGGCTAAACGTTCGAGTCGTATAACGCCTCGGCCTTCTGACAAGAAGCCCAAGGCGGCTGTCAACGCAGACCTTGCCGAGCGATTGCAATACAAGGCCTCCGATTCTACCAAAGCGGGAAAGCTCGCCAATCAAGTCTTGTCCGATGACCGTTTCGGTAACTTGTTCACCAACCCTGACTTTCACATCaacgaggaagacgatgactTTAAACTCCGCAACCCC
- the AP1alpha gene encoding predicted protein (alpha-adaptin subunit of the AP1 vesicle coat complex; ortholog of T. pseudonana TPS_142116), whose protein sequence is MASQARGLQNFISDLRNAKGKANLGAWDDMTDPFQRTNETFFFQVLQIFDDEKKRVDIELANIRKQFSPKGGKVAEDGSNPNLSSYQRKKYVWKLVYIHVLGYEVDFGHAEVLVLVRSPKYSEKVVGYAALSLLIRSDDPVINSIRSTISKDLTQPTITGGKNSAPPDAAQALALCAAANISGLELVQSLHTEIQQTLVAQSSSPCVKKKAALCLLRLIRTSPRLLSGREFASQMAQLLQDRHLGVLTSAMNLLYGLALQVPHEYESLIPYAVHILGMLVLKKACARDYLYYRTPSPWLQIKLLKFLQLYPHALTKASQNGQAQETSPASNDAHISQLTSIISKILTETDVSDSINKSNADHAILFEAVNLIVCWGSSGPTQLRDGAMKLLGKFISVREPNIRYLGLMTMAKLAQLEGSAESIKKHQATVLVSLKDADISVRRRALDLLFVMCDTDNAELIVDELIGHLALADAAIREEMVLKIAILAEKYATDLRWYVDSILKLISISGDNVSDAIWHRVVQIVTNHPQGDLQAYTAATLLVAVSPRRCHETAVRVASYILGEFGFLIAERPGMSGEDQFRILHQHWATSDHVTRGILISTYAKLANLYEECRPLVAPVFARCTNSVDVEIQQRAAEYSSMREAFTPEAVEDLLREMPPFEDNKTSALEERLREKEGEESAAYKKTARPSAAQRQRAAQSAAAAQAVEEVAQQAQTTDPDEEDPVSPMSDASPGGSRPNFDRSKKVGIPKEVIPAMRKAFSNLCTSPSGVLFENSLLQVGVKQSYVGFQGQISIFFGNLSKKPLTNFRAIIEDVDHLRMQKQGTEGILDDEEDGGCTVAIRTQAKLLLKVEVTAPFDDAPAMRICFQTGDGECHEYPLRLPIVATCFMEPVTLESNAFLQRWKSLEGQDRECQEIVKAPPTSPPIDEAYMERIVHIVTDGLKFGRCPGCDPTIWTVSGAATFRTGARDMNGNHINVGCLVRIEANPEAGAFRVTTRTLHPLCSKAVKNVALVSIKMGK, encoded by the exons ATGGCTTCTCAAGCGCGGGGGCTCCAAAACTTCATTTCCGACCTCCGTAATGCCAAAGGAAAG GCCAACTTGGGAGCGTGGGACGACATGACTGATCCTTTTCAACGGACCAATGagacctttttcttccaagtacTTCAAATTTTT GATGACGAGAAGAAGCGCGTCGATATTGAACTTGCCAACATTCGTAAGCAGTTCTCGCCGAAGGGTGGTAAAGTGGCCGAGGACGGCAGTAATCCCAACTTGTCATCTTACCAGCGAAAGAAGTATGTCTGGAAGCTAGTTTATATCCACGTCTTAGGTTACGAAGTTGACTTTGGTCATGCGGAAGTTCTTGTCTTGGTACGATCCCCAAAATACTCCGAAAAAGTTGTCGGCTACGCTGCCCTTAGCTTGTTGATCCGCAGCGACGATCCGGTGATCAATTCGATCCGCAGCACAATTTCGAAAGACCTAACGCAGCCGACTATCACAGGAGGAAAGAATAGTGCACCTCCGGACGCGGCCCAGGCTTTGGCCCTATGTGCTGCAGCAAACATTTCGGGTCTCGAGCTGGTACAGTCTTTGCACACGGAAATTCAACAGACGTTGGTAGCCCAGTCATCCTCTCCTTGCGTAAAAAAGAAGGCAGCTCTTTGCTTGCTGCGACTCATCCGAACAAGCCCGCGTCTTTTGTCGGGACGAGAGTTTGCTTCACAGATGGCGCAGCTTTTGCAAGATCGTCACTTGGGAGTTCTGACAAGCGCAATGAATCTGCTTTACGGACTCGCGTTGCAAGTGCCACACGAGTATGAGAGCCTAATTCCGTACGCTGTCCACATCCTTGGAATGCTGGTGTTGAAAAAGGCTTGTGCGCGGGATTACCTTTACTACCGTACTCCTAGCCCATGGTTGCAGATTAAATTGCTTAAATTCCTACAGCTATATCCCCACGCTCTAACCAAGGCCAGCCAGAATGGACAAGCTCAAGAAACGTCGCCTGCTAGCAACGACGCTCATATTTCGCAGCTGACAAGTATTATTTCCAAAATCTTGACCGAAACAGATGTATCGGACTCGATCAACAAATCGAATGCTGACCACGCTATATTGTTTGAAGCCGTCAATTTGATTGTGTGCTGGGGATCTTCAGGTCCAACGCAACTGCGGGATGGCGCAATGAAACTGCTGGGAAAATTCATTTCGGTCCGAGAACCAAATATTCGTTACCTTGGGTTGATGACAATGGCGAAGCTTGCTCAATTGGAAGGGAGCGCTGAATCGATCAAAAAACATCAGGCAACGGTTCTTGTTTCATTGAAGGATGCTGATATAAGTGTGCGCCGGCGGGCGTTGGATCTGTTGTTTGTAATGTGTGACACAGATAACGCGGAACTGATTGTCGATGAGCTCATAGGACACCTTGCGCTCGCTGACGCCGCCATTCGGGAGGAGATGGTCTTAAAGATTGCTATTCTGGCCGAGAAGTACGCTACAGACCTTCGTTGGTATGTGGACTCTATCCTGAAACTTATCTCTATCAGTGGCGACAATGTCAGTGACGCAATTTGGCATCGAGTCGTCCAAATTGTTACGAACCACCCTCAGGGAGATTTGCAGGCTTATACAGCGGCTACCTTACTGGTAGCTGTCAGTCCGCGTCGATGCCACGAAACCGCCGTTCGTGTCGCTTCCTACATTCTTGGCGAATTTGGGTTTTTGATCGCCGAGCGACCAGGCATGTCTGGAGAAGACCAGTTTCGAATTCTGCATCAACATTGGGCAACAAGCGATCATGTGACGCGTGGCATCTTGATATCTACTTATGCGAAACTCGCAAATCTTTACGAGGAATGTCGCCCACTCGTTGCGCCAGTCTTTGCCCGGTGCACAAACAGTGTTGACGTGGAGATCCAACAGCGTGCAGCAGAATACTCCTCAATGCGGGAAGCCTTTACTCCAGAGGCTGTTGAAGACTTGCTTCGGGAGATGCCTCCGTTTGAAGACAATAAAACCAGTGCTTTAGAAGAACGTCTACGAGAGAAAGAAGGTGAAGAGAGCGCTGCATACAAGAAGACTGCTAGGCCAAGCGCTGCTCAGCGGCAACGGGCAGCGCAGAGTGCGGCGGCGGCCCAAGCAGTAGAAGAAGTAGCGCAACAAGCGCAGACTACTGATCctgacgaagaagatcctgTCAGCCCAATGAGTG ATGCTAGTCCAGGTGGATCTCGCCCTAACTTCGATCGTTCGAAAAAAGTCGGGATCCCTAAGGAAGTCATTCCTGCGATGCGTAAAGCCTTTTCCAATCTTTGTACTTCTCCTTCGGGAGTGCTGTTTGAAAACTCACTGCTACAGGTGGGCGTTAAACAAAGCTATGTTGGCTTTCAAGGTCAAATCTCTATCTTTTTCGGTAATCTGAGCAAGAAACCACTGACCAACTTCCGAGCTATTATTGAAGATGTTGATCACTTGCGAATGCAGAAACAGGGCACGGAAGGCATcttggacgatgaagaagatggcgGATGCACTGTCGCCATCCGTACACAAGCGAAGCTTTTGCTAAAAGTCGAGGTTACTGCGCCGTTTGACGATGCCCCGGCAATGAGAATCTGCTTTCAAACTGGTGACGGGGAATGTCATGAATATCCTTTGCGTCTTCCAATCGTCGCTACTTGCTTCATGGAACCTGTAACTCTTGAGTCGAATGCGTTTCTTCAAAGATGGAAAAGCCTAGAAGGCCAAGATCGCGAATGCCAGGAGATTGTCAAGGCACCCCCCACCTCTCCGCCGATCGACGAAGCGTACATGGAACGTATTGTTCATATAGTAACAGACGGTTTGAAGTTTGGTCGATGCCCTGGATGTGACCCAACAATTTGGACAGTTTCCGGCGCCGCAACATTCCGGACAGGCGCCAGAGACATGAATGGAAACCATATCAATGTGGGCTGCTTAGTTCGCATTGAAGCAAATCCGGAGGCAGGCGCTTTTCGTGTGACAACCAGAACTTTACATCCTCTTTGTTCGAAAGCTGTTAAAAATGTCGCGCTGGTGAGCATCAAGATGGGAAAGTAA
- a CDS encoding predicted protein translates to MGGSMPRFCLSGMLLLLSFGAHAQEDSTGNSACPLTCANESVCVFGTASFADHKLPDGTALDIHQTTSIQNYYCSCQQGWTGVACDVRWERCSDTGDDNDIDAIHHCYNGGACIPGLTDKFGNDQLYCDCQDAMDDNGNRYVGKYCEQFEDNDACDPDDADSFCVNEGICNPDYPLSGENCLCRNGFAGPHCEYRAGDVPTCDLDCQNQGRCVLGSGEMQDDDDDDGNDRYQFWDHQLSTGMYCDCPENYDGPLCEILKEPCGDDFHCFHGGHCVARQVNEEWIHHCDCSLAGTGATSYAGRYCQYEATSYCTKDAGLNGHLFCVNHGTCADDPYQGCDCLPGFTGFSCEFVSSFVFDDFTAVPIDAEEDDEFSNIADEFTENFGGEQGEGRPLVDSLPDEGPCTLPCENGGVCRNGVKDVTILDDLGAQHLNRTHINYEHCVCDDGFVGAQCEHQIQICGDGEHLCLHGGTCVTDNENHACDCSTTDSTLSGAFGGKSCQHPANDICTIGEFSPMSSLSFCVNGGVCAKKVTAFQEHPGCSCEIGWAGPHCELREDDTYPFDRPMTSSTEDSASTVRSNTASPSQIFAILFSTVAIIAFAVFAGIMYRRRRMRNNDQISTSLRWSGDYRDEPPKVNIAPRSQSGEIESSDVYFASIASPNRDPMATHLAPHHRTRQALDTPHTGGIVSRTRASSGSSEDGSPSDDAYFVEDEEPKIFIGPPRDEDGHELHNVEIV, encoded by the exons ATGGGGGGAAGTATGCCTCGCTTCTGCCTCTCTGGcatgctgctgctgctcaGCTTCGGAGCTCACGCGCAGGAAGACTCAACCGGGAATTCGGCTTGCCCATTGACGTGTGCTAACGAATCGGTGTGTGTCTTCGGGACCGCTTCGTTTGCGGATCACAAATTACCCGACGGTACTGCACTCGATATTCATCAAACCACGTCGATTCAGAACTACTATTGCTCCTGCCAACAAGGGTGGACAGGAGTAGCATGCGATGTTCGCTGGGAACGATGCAGTGATACTGGTGATGATAACGACATCGATGCCATTCATCACTGCTA CAACGGTGGAGCCTGTATTCCCGGTTTGACGGATAAATTTGGCAACGACCAGCTCTATTGCGATTGTCAAGATGCGATGGATGACAATGGGAATCGCTACG TCGGAAAGTACTGCGAACAGTTTGAGGATAACGATGCATGTGATCCAGACGATGCGGATAGTTTCTGCGTCAACGAGGGAATTTGCAATCCCGATTACCC GCTGTCTGGAGAGAACTGTCTCTGCCGAAATGGCTTCGCTGGGCCACATTGTGAATACCGCGCGGGTGATGTTCCTACATGTGACTTGGACTGTCAAAACCAGGGCCGCTGTGTTTTGGGCAGTGGCGAAATgcaagacgacgacgatgatgacggcAACGATCGGTATCAATTCTGGGATCACCAATTGAGTACCGGGATGTATTGCGACTGCCCGGAAAATTATGATGGTCCCTTGTGTGAAATCTTGAAGGAACCTTGTGGAGACGATTTTCACTGCTTCCATGGCGGACATTGCGTGGCGCGGCAGGTCAATGAGGAGTGGATTCATCACTGTGATTGCTCTCTCGCTGGCACGGGAGCAACTTCTTACGCCGGACGTTATTGTCAATACGAAGCGACCTCGTATTGCACTAAAGATGCAGGCTTGAATGGTCACCTTTTCTGTGTCAATCATGGAACTTGTGCCGACGATCCCTACCAAGGATGTGATTGTTTACCAGGATTTACCGGCTTTTCGTGTGAATTCGTTTCATCGTTCGTCTTTGACGACTTCACAGCAGTTCCGATTGACGccgaggaagacgatgaatTTAGCAATATTGCGGATGAGTTCACTGAAAATTTTGGAGGTGAACAAGGCGAGGGTAGACCCTTAGTCGATTCCCTTCCTGATGAAGGACCTTGTACACTACCGTGTGAAAACGGAGGAGTCTGCCGAAACGGTGTGAAGGATGTGACCATATTAGACGATCTCGGCGCGCAGCATCTAAACCGAACTCACATAAACTATGAACACTGTGTTTGTGATGACGGTTTTGTTGGTGCGCAGTGCGAGCATCAAATTCAAATTTGTGGTGATGGTGAGCATTTGTGTCTGCACGGTGGTACCTGTGTCACAGACAATGAAAATCACGCGTGTGATTGCAGCACGACTGACAGCACATTATCCGGAGCGTTTGGTGGCAAATCATGCCAACATCCTGCCAACGACATTTGCACCATTGGAGAGTTTTCTCCAATGAGTTCTCTGTCATTTTGTGTCAACGGTGGAGTTTGTGCCAAGAAGGTCACAGCTTTCCAAGA ACATCCTGGTTGCTCTTGCGAGATCGGATGGGCGGGCCCGCACTGTGAGCTTCGTGAAGATGACACCTACCCATTTGATCGTCCAATGACGAGTTCAACTGAAGATTCTGCCAGTACGGTAAGAAGCAATACAGCCTCGCCGTCTCAGATTTTTGCCATTCTATTCTCTACGGTCGCCATTATAGCTTTTGCCGTCTTTGCTGGGATTATGTACCGTCGACGCCGGATGCGTAACAATGACCAGATATCGACCAGTCTCCGTTGGAGCGGCGATTATCGTGACGAGCCTCCCAAAGTGAATATTGCTCCTCGTAGTCAATCTGGGGAAATTGAATCCTCAGACGTCTACTTTGCTAGCATCGCATCTCCTAATCGCGATCCCATGGCAACCCATTTGGCCCCCCACCATCGTACCCGCCAAGCTTTGGACACTCCTCATACAGGCGGCATTGTGTCGCGAACAAGGGCATCTAGCGGATCTTCGGAGGATGGATCGCCATCGGATGACGCTTACTTTGTTGAGGATGAGGAGCCCAAGATTTTTATTGGTCCTCCACGAGACGAAGACGGCCACGAGCTTCACAACGTGGAAATTGTGTAG